GGAGCGGCGGTAGGGGCGGTCGAGGAGGGCCGGGGTGATCCCCCGCTCCCACCAGCGCACGCCCGGCCCCAGGGGCTGCCAGCGCTGCAGCCGGGCCGTGAGGGCCGGGATCACCGTGAGGGAGAGGAACAGGGAGCTGGCCAGGGCCAGGATCACGGTGAGCCCGATGGTGCCGATGAATTCCCCGGTGGCCCCCGGCGACGTGGCGATCGGCACGAAGGCCAGCACGGTGGTGAGGGTGGAGGCCAGCAGCGGCACCAGCAGGTACCGCACCGAACGGCGCACTGCCTCGCCGGCGCTGTCGCCGCAGCGCAGCCGCTGCTGCACCTCATCGACCACCACGATGGCGTTGTCGATCAGCAGCCCCAGGGCGATCACCAGGCCGGTGGCCGACATCTGGTGCAGGGGCACCTCCAGCACCCGCATCCAGCCGAACACCATCAGGGCCGACAGGGGCAGGGCCACCCCCACCACCAGGGCGGCCCGGCCGCCGAGCATCAGCACCGACACGGCCACCACCAGCAGCGAGCCGGTGATCAGGTTGCCGATCACGCCGTCGAGGCGCTCCTGGACGTAGCGGCTCTGGTCGAGCACGGTGTGCAGCCCCAGGCCCTCGGGCAGGGTGGCGCGCACCGCGTCGAGCTGGGTGCGGGCCTGGCGGGCCCAGAGGTCGACCCGGGAGCCGGCGGCCACCGTGGCCGACACCACCACGGCCGGTCGGCCCCGCACCAGGGCCAGGCGGGCGGCGGGTTGGCGCACCCCGCGGCTGACGCTGGCCACCTGCCCCAGGCGGGCGCCGGCCCCATCGGCGCCGGTCTGCAGGGGGATGGCGCGGATGCGCTCCAGGGAGTCGAGGGCGCCATCCACCTCCAGCAGCATCTCGCTGCGGGGGCCCCGCACCTGGCCGGCGGCCTCCTTGGCGTCGCTGGCGGCGATCCGTTCGGAGAGGCCCGCTGGGGTGAGGCCGAGCCGGGCCAGCTCCCGGGCGCCGATCTCCACCCGGATCTCCTCCTCGGGTTCGCCGCTGAGTTCCACCCGGTCGGTGCCGGGGAGGGCCCGCAGCCGGCTGGCCAGGTCGTCGGCCAGCCGGGTCAGCAGGCCCAGGTTGGCGGGGGTGTCGAGCTCCCAGGTGAGGCCGACGATCAGGGCGCTGGCGCCGATGTTGCCGTCGCGGAATTCCGGGTCCGTGGCCTCCGGTGGCAGCTCGGGGGTGGCGTCGTCGATCTTGCTGCGCACCTTGCCCCACACCGGCGCCACCTGGCGGATCGACTCCTTGAGGCTCACGGCGATCACCGAGGTGCCGGTGGAGGAGGTGGAGTCGAGGTGGTCCACCTCCTCCAGCTCGAGCAGGGCCTCCTCGAGGGGTTCGGTGACGAGGGATTCGACCCGCTCCGGCGTGGCGCCCGGCAGGGCGGTGACCACCAGGGCGTTGCGCTGGGTGATCAGGGGGTCCTCCAGCCGCGGCAGGGTGACCAGGGCCGACAGCCCCCAGACCACCACCAGCAGCAGGGTGAGCAGCTGCAGCTGGCGGTTGCGATGGAAGACATCGAACATCAGGGCGCCTCCGTGACCCGGACCCCGGGCACGACCCGGTGGGTGCCGGCGGCGATCACCTGGTCGCCGGGGCGCAGGGTGCCGCGGACGAGGGAGCGGTCGCCCTCGGTGTGCAGGGGGTCCACCAGGCGCCGGACCACCTGGCGGCCCTGCTCCGGCGAGGGGCCGGCGGGGCCCAGCACGTACACCGACCAGAGGCCCCGTTCGGCGGCCACCAGGGCGGTGGTGGGCAGCCAGAAGCCGGCGCCCGTCTCGCTGTGCCGCAGGCTGAGGCGGGCCGTGGCCCCCACCGGCAGATCCTCGGCCGGCAGCCTCAGCACCACCGTGGCGGTGCGGCTGCCGGCATCGAGCTCCGGCAGCAGGGCGCTGACGCTGGCCCGCAGGCGCCGATCCCCCACCCGCACCGGGTGGCGCTGCCCCGGCCGCAGGTCCCGGGCGGCGTCGGGGGGCACCCCCACCCGCACCTCCAAAGGGGCCGCCTCCACCAGGGTGATCAGCGCCTGGCCGCCGCTCACCACCACGCCCTCATCGAGCCGCCGCCGGCTCACCGTGCCGGTGAAGGGGGCCACCAGCACGCTGCGGGCCAGGTCGACATCGATCTGGCGCAGGCGGGCCTCGGCGTCGTCCACCTGGGCTTCGGCCTGGACGAGCCGGCTGCGCAGGGCGGCGCTGCCATGGATCTGCTGGTCGAGGTCCTCGCGGGAGATCGCCCCCTGGGCATGGAGCCGCCGGCGGCGGTCGCGCTGCAGTTCGGCCAGGATCAGTTGCTGACGCACCTCCTCCACGGCGGCCACCGCCACATCCCGCTGGGCCAGCGACTGCTGGCGCTGGGCCCGGAGCCGGCGGCGGTCGAGGTGGGCCAGGGGCTGGCCGGCCACCACCCGGTCCCCCTCCTCCACCAGCACCCGCTCCAGGGTGCCTGGCAGCTCGAAGCCGAGGCTGCTGCTGCGGCCGGCCACCACCTCGCCGGTGTAGTCGCGGCTGGTGAGGAACCGGCTCACCGGCTGGGCGGTCACCACCGCCACCGGCAGGGGGCGCTGGACCTGGGGGCGGGGCTGCCGGGACACCGCCACGGCAATCGCGAGGCCGGCGGCGGCCGCGGCGATCGCGATCGGTGGCCCCCAGCGGGTCCGTCGCAGGGCGCTCAGCAGCGCTGGGGGCGTCGCGGTGGCGGAATCCATGGGTCAGAGGTGGGGCGACGGCGGCGGGACCCCTCTGCAAGGCACGACCTGCGCCAGGCACAGAGCTATGCAACAGATTGGGTATGCGCCAAAGTGTATGCACAACTTGTTGGGTAGGTCAATCGGGCCCGGCGGCGGCTGGGCCAGGATCAGCTCCCACGCCGACATGACGTCCCTTCCCTGCCATGGCCCTGGCGCACACGATCCTCACCGTGCTCTGCGAGAAGGACGCCAGCGGCTACGACATCAGCAAGCAGTTCGAGGAGACGATGGCCTGCTACTGGACCGCCAGCCAGCAGCAGATCTACCGGGAGCTGGCCCGGATCGAGGCGAACGGCTGGGTCCGCTGCCAGGTGGTGCCCCAGCAGGGCAAACCGGACCGCAAGGTGTACGCCATCACCGAGGCGGGCCGGCGGGAGCTCAGCCAGTGGGCCGCCGAGCCCGCCCAGCCCACCCCGATCCGCGAGGACCTGCTGGTGAAGGTGCTCGGCGGCCCCTACGCCGATCCCGCCCAGTTGCTGGCGGAGGTGCGCCGCCGCCGCGCCGTCCATGCCGGCCAGCTCGCCTCCTATCGGGAGAAGGAGTCCCTGTTCCACAGCCATCCGGCCCTGCCGCTGCAGGAGCAGTACCGCTATCTCACCCTGCGGCGGGGCATCCTGTTCGAGCAGGAATGGATCCGCTGGTGCGATGAGGTGATCGCCTTTCTGGAGGGGCAGCCACTGGATCCCGAAGGCTGACGGCGGGGAAACTGCTGCTCCGGCTCAGGGGCCGGCCGGCTCGAGGACCCGGTGGGAGGGAACCTGATCGAGGGCCATCAGGCGACGCTCCACGGCGGGACCGTTCGCCTGCAACCAGGCCGCCATGGCGTCCCCCGCCTTCGGGCCATGGATGCGGTGGCTGACGATCACGGCGGTGCCGCGGCCGTCTGCGAGGCGCCAGCGGGCGAATACGGCCTCGCTGAAGGCGCGGGTGGGGAAGAGGGCCACGACCAGGTGCTCGGCCGGGCGCTCGGCGCTGCGGGGAATGGAAGCCGTGCGCAGCACCGTGGCCCCGTGGCGCCTGTAGTTGGCCAGGGCCCGGTTGGCCATCTCGGCCAGCCCCTCGCCGTCGCTGACCCCGGGGTAGGTGTTGATGGTGACCATGTCCGTCCAGCGGCGCAGGTCGTCCTGGCCCGCCGGGGTGAACTCGTGCTGGTGCTTGGACGACCAGCGCAGCCGGTAGGTCTGACCGGAAAAGTCCAGCGTCACCGGGTCCGCCGGGGGGCCGGCTGCCGCGGGCGTGCCGATCACAGCGCTCAACGCAACAGCCAGCAGCAGTGGGGCGGCCCAGCGACGCAGGCCAAGCGGGCTGGGCATGGCACGTCGCGAGCAGCAGCAGGGTAGGAGCCTCGCCCGGGGCGGCAGGCGCCAGGGCGCGTAGCGTTGCCGCCTGCTGAGCGAACCGGTGTGGATCGTCGCTGGTTCGCCCCACAGGCACGAAGGGTCCTCGGTGCCCTCCTGGCGGGTTGCCTGGGCGGAGCGGGCCCCGTCCGGGCCGGGACCGCCGACGGGGCCCCGCCGGCGACCTCACCCCAGGCGGCCGGCATCCTGCGGATCGTTCGTCAGCGCATGGCCGACGACCACCTGAGGGCGGTGATCGTGCGCGTCACGATCGACGGCAAGGAGGTGGTCACCGAGGCGCTGGGCGAATCGATGACGGGCGTTCCCGCCACTGAGGACATGCACGTCCGCAACGGTGCGATCGCCATCTCCTACGTGGCGACGCTGCTGCTGCAACTGGTCGACGAGAACAGGGTGAGCCTCGACGACAAGCTCGCGAGGTGGCTGCCGGAGATCCCGAATGCGGAGCGGGTCACGCTCGGCCAGCTCGCCCGGATGACCTCCGGCTACCGCGACTACGTGATCGGCAATGCCGCGTTCGAACAGACTGTGCTCGAGAACCCGTTCCGGCAGTTCTCCGTGCAGGACCTGCTCGCCTACGCGGACCTGAAGACGCTCTGGTACGAGCCCGGCACGAGCTGGAACTACGCCCACACGAACTACGTCCTGCTGGGCCTGGCGCTGGAGCGCATCACGGGCCGGACGATGCCCGTGCTGATGCAGGAGCGGATCTTCGGGCCCCTGAAGCTCCGCAACACGCGCGACCCCGGCGGTACGCCCGCGATCGCGCCGCCGGTGCTGCACGCCTTCTCGTCGGAACGGCGCCAGAGCCTCGGCATCCCGGCGGGGACGCGCTTCTACGAGGAGTCGACCTACTGGAACCCGTCGTGGACGATCACCCGCGGCGCGGTGCAGTTCACCACCATCCACGACATGGCCACCTCCGCCGAGGCGATCGGAACGGGACGGCTGCTGTCGCCGCAGAGCCACAGGCTGCAGATCGCTCCGACGCTGCGGGGCTTCGGCCGGCCGATCGAGGGCTGTGCGACCTGCACCACCCTCAACGACTTCTACACCTATGGCATCGGGATCGTCCTCTCGGGCCCCTGGCTGCTGCAGAACCCGCTGTTCTCCGGGCAGGCCGGGGTGATGGCCTATCTGCCCTCACGGAAGATCGCGGTGGCGGTGGCGGTCACCTTCGACGAAGCGGCCTTTGATGCCAGCGGTGGTTACTGCAATGCCGCCGATGACATCTTCCGCGCGATCGGCGCCCATCTGGCGCCGCAGGACGCCCCGCCCGTCAGGGCCCCTGCCAGAGAAAGGTGTTGAAGGATCGCTCGCCCAGCTGGCTGCGGTACCTGAGGGTGTTCTCGCTGGAGAGACTCACCACGGCGCCGAGCCGGTCGGCCAGCTTGAGGCACGGCTGGAACTGCGGGGCGCTGTAGCACTGCACATCGACCTGGTTGCAGCCCGCCGTGGGCAGCAGGCTGGCCTGGAACGGCTGGATGCTGCAGAAGATCGGTTTGGGGTACAGCCGGCGCAGCAGATAGAAGTCCTCCAGGGAGTAGTGGGCGAAGAAGTGGTCGTCCACCTGGATCGCGTCGCCGTGGCGGGCTTCGTGCACCAGTTGGTCGATCCGCAGCCTCCGGTACTGGGGCGACTGCACCCACACCACCGGCAGCAGTCCCTGGCGCCGCGCCGCCTGGGCCGCCTCCTGCTGCATCGCCTCCGACACCTTGCGGACATCGAGGAACACCACCTTGAAGTCGCTGCCCCGGATGTCAGCCATCACCCCGTTCAGCGACTGCCGGGAGGCGTAGTACCAGATCTGGGGCTGGGACAGCCAGGTGCCGTTCGGGGCCGCCGCCGCCGCTGCCGTGCTGAGGGCCAGGGCCGCGGCCAGGCCGACGGTCGTGGCGGTGGCCAGGGAGCGGAATGGGTTGGCCAGGACCGAGCCCCGGGGTGCGTTTAGTGTGCCCCGCGCTGGCCCTTGCCAGATCGAATCGCCCGGGCGCCATGCCATCAACCCTTCCCCGCCAGACCAGCGTGCTCGTGGTGGGGGCGGGTCCCACCGGCCTGCTGCTGGCGGGGGAGCTGCAGCGCCGCGGCGTTCCCAACCTGCTGATCGACGCCCGCGCCGAAGCCCTGCACTGGGACCGGGCCACGGTGATCCACCCCCTCTCCCTGGAGATCTTCGAGGCGCTGGGGCTGGTGGACCGGTTTCTCGAAGCGGGCTGCCGGCAGCGCCGGATCCTGATCCACGCCGATGGCCAGCGGCTGGGGGAACTGGATCTGGCCGAATGCGGCAGCCGCTTCGGCTTCAACCTCGGCCTCTCCGAAGAGGTGACCGAAACCATCCTCACGGACCACCTCGAGGGGCAGGGGGGCACGGTGCACCGCGCCTGCCGGCTGGTGGGTCTGGAGGCCCACGGCGACGGGGTGACCGCCACGGTGGACGGCGACGGGCTGGAGCAGACCGTGCAGGCCCGCTGGGTGGTGGGTTGCGACGGGCTGCGCAGCACCACCCGCGCGCTGAGTGGCCTGGACTTCGAAGGCCATGGCATCGCCCGCCCCTGGGCCGTGTTCGATGCGGCGGTGGAGGGCTGGGCCGACAGCCACGAGGTCAACGCGGCGTATCTGGACGCCTCGCCCCTGATCCTCACGGCCCTGCCCGAGGGCCGCTGGCGGGTGTACCTGCGGCCCGCCGCCGAGGACGGGGACCTGGTGGCCGAGGCCGCCGCCGTGCTGGGGCGCTACCTGCCGGAAGCCCGCTTCAGCGCCGTGGAGAACCCCAGCCGCT
This portion of the Cyanobium sp. AMD-g genome encodes:
- a CDS encoding efflux RND transporter permease subunit, whose protein sequence is MFDVFHRNRQLQLLTLLLVVVWGLSALVTLPRLEDPLITQRNALVVTALPGATPERVESLVTEPLEEALLELEEVDHLDSTSSTGTSVIAVSLKESIRQVAPVWGKVRSKIDDATPELPPEATDPEFRDGNIGASALIVGLTWELDTPANLGLLTRLADDLASRLRALPGTDRVELSGEPEEEIRVEIGARELARLGLTPAGLSERIAASDAKEAAGQVRGPRSEMLLEVDGALDSLERIRAIPLQTGADGAGARLGQVASVSRGVRQPAARLALVRGRPAVVVSATVAAGSRVDLWARQARTQLDAVRATLPEGLGLHTVLDQSRYVQERLDGVIGNLITGSLLVVAVSVLMLGGRAALVVGVALPLSALMVFGWMRVLEVPLHQMSATGLVIALGLLIDNAIVVVDEVQQRLRCGDSAGEAVRRSVRYLLVPLLASTLTTVLAFVPIATSPGATGEFIGTIGLTVILALASSLFLSLTVIPALTARLQRWQPLGPGVRWWERGITPALLDRPYRRSLLQTLRHPGKGVALSLLLPLLGFVAFGSLKQQFFPPTNRDQFQIELRLPQQSALGRTEALAMAVRQRIQQDPHVDDVHWFLGESAPAFFYNVIASEENAPHYAQGLVQLRGAEGVRATIRSLQQALDQEFPEAQILVKQLEQGPPFEAPIELRLEGADLEQLRRSGDELRRHLAQLEPVTHTAASLSEAVPRLALAVDEEQARRSGLDNRAIARQLQGGLEGTVGGSILEGVTTVPVRVQVAEAQRSDLQQVASLDLLAPGSEAPIPLGALAGLRLEPELAAIERRDGQRVNTVQAFLTAGALPESVLRDFRRQLEREGWQLPAGVNLAYGGEADARGEAVANLLSTVGVLAILMTATLVLSFRSFRMAALIASVALLSVGLAALALRVSGSPFGFTAILGTLGLIGLAVNDSIVVLTAIRTDPLARSGDPAATATVVRHATRHVLATTITTVVGFLPLMLDPSGFWPPLAIAVSGGLVGATGLALYYVPAAHGLLARAARPAAGQTSLHQRPSPAA
- a CDS encoding efflux RND transporter periplasmic adaptor subunit encodes the protein MDSATATPPALLSALRRTRWGPPIAIAAAAAGLAIAVAVSRQPRPQVQRPLPVAVVTAQPVSRFLTSRDYTGEVVAGRSSSLGFELPGTLERVLVEEGDRVVAGQPLAHLDRRRLRAQRQQSLAQRDVAVAAVEEVRQQLILAELQRDRRRRLHAQGAISREDLDQQIHGSAALRSRLVQAEAQVDDAEARLRQIDVDLARSVLVAPFTGTVSRRRLDEGVVVSGGQALITLVEAAPLEVRVGVPPDAARDLRPGQRHPVRVGDRRLRASVSALLPELDAGSRTATVVLRLPAEDLPVGATARLSLRHSETGAGFWLPTTALVAAERGLWSVYVLGPAGPSPEQGRQVVRRLVDPLHTEGDRSLVRGTLRPGDQVIAAGTHRVVPGVRVTEAP
- a CDS encoding PadR family transcriptional regulator, translated to MALAHTILTVLCEKDASGYDISKQFEETMACYWTASQQQIYRELARIEANGWVRCQVVPQQGKPDRKVYAITEAGRRELSQWAAEPAQPTPIREDLLVKVLGGPYADPAQLLAEVRRRRAVHAGQLASYREKESLFHSHPALPLQEQYRYLTLRRGILFEQEWIRWCDEVIAFLEGQPLDPEG
- a CDS encoding serine hydrolase yields the protein MDRRWFAPQARRVLGALLAGCLGGAGPVRAGTADGAPPATSPQAAGILRIVRQRMADDHLRAVIVRVTIDGKEVVTEALGESMTGVPATEDMHVRNGAIAISYVATLLLQLVDENRVSLDDKLARWLPEIPNAERVTLGQLARMTSGYRDYVIGNAAFEQTVLENPFRQFSVQDLLAYADLKTLWYEPGTSWNYAHTNYVLLGLALERITGRTMPVLMQERIFGPLKLRNTRDPGGTPAIAPPVLHAFSSERRQSLGIPAGTRFYEESTYWNPSWTITRGAVQFTTIHDMATSAEAIGTGRLLSPQSHRLQIAPTLRGFGRPIEGCATCTTLNDFYTYGIGIVLSGPWLLQNPLFSGQAGVMAYLPSRKIAVAVAVTFDEAAFDASGGYCNAADDIFRAIGAHLAPQDAPPVRAPARERC
- a CDS encoding FAD-dependent monooxygenase, which produces MPSTLPRQTSVLVVGAGPTGLLLAGELQRRGVPNLLIDARAEALHWDRATVIHPLSLEIFEALGLVDRFLEAGCRQRRILIHADGQRLGELDLAECGSRFGFNLGLSEEVTETILTDHLEGQGGTVHRACRLVGLEAHGDGVTATVDGDGLEQTVQARWVVGCDGLRSTTRALSGLDFEGHGIARPWAVFDAAVEGWADSHEVNAAYLDASPLILTALPEGRWRVYLRPAAEDGDLVAEAAAVLGRYLPEARFSAVENPSRFHCHSRVASAFRAGPVFLAGDAAHVCSPAEGHGMNGGLHDAANLAWKLALVHQGVADPALLDSYEQERRPVAQEICRSGDATEQAHGLQEPTERADRDRAIAAMLANPAARQQEVVAETEMNVSYAGSAIIGGGEGQPFGAGQRLSTTIALPPEAGASLLHSLTHRRGHTLLLLADPEAPPEALAGLQAELEADRADGTVPPALVEAVVTVRLEQEASLGLGPLTLLAVRPDGFIGLRADADHRSAVRRYGGLVMGRLNPA